The proteins below are encoded in one region of Micromonospora sp. DSM 45708:
- a CDS encoding VOC family protein — MSHRFQPGEAVWVELCTPDPERAEAFYRSLLGWTVRAERLGGTTYRMCSVDGRDVAGISDAAALHGDRPRGWLTYFAVDDVARSTRQAVALGGELVTPPRYLPAAGTGAAVVDPFGAAFGLYQGESRAGVQALNSVGALCWNELDTGEPAASVAYYRALFGYTAQQRGDSPTARPYTVLMLGDVPVAGVLELDNEWPNPIPSKWVTYFAVASLDDAVARVAALGGRPTVGPVDSPHGRLHLVKDPGGHTLCLIQLEDGLRPDHDSHDPAVNR, encoded by the coding sequence ATGAGCCATCGATTCCAGCCCGGCGAGGCGGTCTGGGTGGAGCTGTGCACCCCCGACCCGGAACGGGCCGAGGCGTTCTACCGCTCGCTGCTCGGTTGGACGGTCCGCGCCGAACGGCTGGGCGGCACGACGTACCGGATGTGCAGCGTCGACGGCCGCGACGTCGCCGGGATCTCCGACGCCGCCGCCCTGCACGGCGATCGGCCCCGGGGCTGGCTCACCTACTTCGCCGTCGACGACGTCGCCCGGTCCACGCGGCAGGCGGTGGCGCTCGGCGGCGAGTTGGTCACGCCACCCCGGTACCTGCCCGCGGCCGGCACCGGCGCGGCGGTCGTCGACCCCTTCGGCGCGGCCTTCGGTCTCTACCAGGGCGAGTCACGCGCCGGCGTCCAGGCGCTCAACTCGGTCGGCGCGCTGTGCTGGAACGAGCTGGACACCGGCGAGCCCGCCGCGTCGGTGGCCTACTACCGCGCCCTGTTCGGCTACACCGCCCAGCAGCGCGGTGACTCCCCCACCGCGCGGCCCTACACGGTGCTGATGCTCGGCGACGTCCCGGTCGCCGGTGTCCTCGAACTCGACAACGAGTGGCCCAACCCGATCCCGTCGAAGTGGGTCACCTACTTCGCGGTCGCGTCCCTCGACGACGCGGTGGCCCGGGTCGCCGCCCTGGGCGGGCGGCCGACCGTCGGACCGGTGGACAGCCCGCACGGACGGCTGCACCTGGTGAAGGACCCCGGTGGGCACACGCTCTGCCTCATCCAGCTCGAAGACGGGCTGCGTCCCGACCACGACTCCCACGACCCGGCGGTGAACCGATGA
- a CDS encoding enoyl-CoA hydratase/isomerase family protein has translation MTITLTHGHDGRLARVRYDNAARGNCFDHAGLHGLVDTLETAAADERCALVRLDMAGRHFCGGWDTTAFAALADATTETVAADLRASDAALHRIRRLPVPVVAAVRGRIIGFGAGLLSAVHLPIAAADARLSLPEARYGFAPAGVGHTIARSVPRQHAYHLLTGASTATAAQLLAWGLVARVVAEDDLDHAVDDLVDTLLAVPGPTLRAVVAVVESSLATGTADQAYDISARTIVAGPTTQGASG, from the coding sequence GTGACCATCACCCTGACCCATGGGCACGACGGCCGCCTGGCGCGGGTCCGCTACGACAACGCGGCACGCGGCAACTGCTTCGACCACGCCGGCCTGCACGGACTCGTCGACACGCTGGAGACCGCCGCCGCGGACGAGCGTTGCGCGCTCGTCCGGCTCGACATGGCCGGTCGACACTTCTGCGGCGGTTGGGACACCACCGCCTTCGCCGCGCTGGCCGACGCCACCACCGAGACGGTCGCCGCCGACCTGCGCGCCAGCGACGCGGCGCTGCACCGGATCCGGCGACTCCCGGTGCCCGTCGTCGCCGCTGTCCGAGGGCGGATCATCGGTTTCGGCGCCGGCCTGCTCAGCGCCGTGCACCTGCCGATCGCCGCGGCCGACGCCCGGCTGTCGCTCCCGGAGGCCCGGTACGGCTTCGCCCCCGCCGGCGTCGGCCACACCATCGCCCGGTCGGTGCCCCGCCAGCACGCCTACCACCTGCTGACCGGCGCGTCGACCGCGACCGCCGCGCAACTGCTCGCCTGGGGGCTGGTCGCCCGGGTGGTCGCCGAGGACGACCTCGACCACGCGGTGGACGACCTCGTCGACACGCTGCTGGCCGTGCCGGGACCGACGCTGCGGGCGGTGGTCGCGGTCGTCGAGTCGAGCCTGGCCACCGGGACCGCCGACCAGGCCTACGACATCTCGGCCCGCACCATCGTCGCGGGCCCGACCACGCAGGGAGCCTCCGGATGA
- a CDS encoding ABC transporter substrate-binding protein, which produces MIMKSLRSRRSLALAAAATIASAGLTGCGGSDSDNAGASGTATIRALLAAQPATLDPIVGARSAQIVWATMLEPLIDTGDDLTPTDTGLVTSWTRTDATTWSFKVRPDISFSNGEKADAAAVANTITLTRDSAASQLKSYFGNVTAIEAPDATTVVVKTKTPQYDIPDLLTTVYLVPPKYYQEKGSEGFAAAPVGTGPYVWSGANAGRDISVKRNPDYWGTKATNDGVTFTWANEAAQRLALIQSKSVDVSFDLPPAQASAAKAAGVNVVSTETAMKIIAFLDSTKAPFDDPKLREAAALAIDRDAIVKGIFDGQAVPDAGLLNVRPGQQPTQSVTADPAKAKELVGGVAPGVQISYPAAQYTNIEEVSQAVGGSLEKAGFKVTYVPLDYGTLVKRIIGRQVPGIAIFAGVPNVAVPDYFVSGFMKTKSITGNCPDPQIDTLAQQALEQDGAEQAAPIYEQLNTVGVVQKHCYVPLYRQVFNYATGPGVSGVVFGPLNTVDFTKTTR; this is translated from the coding sequence ATGATCATGAAGTCCTTGCGTTCCCGGCGCTCCCTGGCACTTGCCGCCGCCGCGACCATCGCGAGCGCCGGCCTCACCGGGTGCGGCGGCTCCGACTCCGACAACGCCGGCGCGTCCGGCACGGCCACCATCCGGGCCCTGCTCGCCGCGCAACCGGCGACGCTCGACCCGATCGTGGGCGCACGCTCCGCCCAGATCGTCTGGGCGACGATGCTCGAGCCCCTGATCGACACCGGCGACGACCTGACGCCCACCGACACCGGCCTGGTGACGAGCTGGACCCGCACCGACGCCACGACCTGGAGCTTCAAGGTCCGGCCCGACATCAGCTTCAGCAACGGCGAGAAGGCCGACGCGGCGGCGGTCGCCAACACCATCACGCTCACCCGGGACAGCGCCGCGTCGCAGCTCAAGTCCTACTTCGGGAACGTCACCGCGATCGAGGCGCCGGACGCCACCACCGTCGTGGTCAAGACCAAGACCCCGCAGTACGACATCCCCGACCTGCTCACCACCGTCTACCTGGTGCCGCCGAAGTACTACCAGGAGAAGGGCTCGGAGGGCTTCGCCGCCGCACCGGTCGGCACCGGCCCGTACGTGTGGAGCGGTGCGAACGCCGGCCGCGACATCTCGGTCAAACGCAACCCCGACTACTGGGGCACCAAGGCGACGAACGACGGCGTCACCTTCACCTGGGCCAACGAGGCCGCCCAGCGCCTCGCGTTGATCCAGAGCAAGAGCGTGGACGTCTCCTTCGACCTGCCGCCGGCGCAGGCGAGCGCGGCCAAGGCGGCCGGCGTCAACGTGGTGAGCACCGAAACCGCCATGAAGATCATCGCCTTCCTCGACTCGACCAAGGCGCCGTTCGACGACCCGAAGCTGCGCGAGGCGGCGGCGCTGGCCATCGACCGCGACGCGATCGTCAAGGGCATCTTCGACGGCCAGGCGGTGCCCGACGCCGGCCTGCTCAACGTCCGACCCGGCCAGCAGCCGACGCAGAGCGTGACCGCCGACCCCGCCAAGGCCAAGGAACTCGTCGGCGGCGTGGCCCCCGGCGTGCAGATCAGCTATCCGGCGGCGCAGTACACCAACATCGAGGAGGTCTCGCAGGCCGTCGGCGGCAGCCTGGAGAAGGCCGGCTTCAAGGTGACCTACGTGCCGCTCGACTACGGCACGCTGGTCAAGCGGATCATCGGCCGTCAGGTGCCCGGCATCGCGATCTTCGCCGGCGTCCCGAACGTCGCCGTGCCGGACTACTTCGTCAGCGGCTTCATGAAGACGAAGTCGATCACCGGAAACTGCCCCGACCCGCAGATCGACACGCTCGCCCAGCAGGCGCTGGAGCAGGACGGCGCCGAGCAGGCCGCCCCGATCTACGAGCAGCTCAACACCGTCGGCGTGGTCCAGAAGCACTGCTACGTGCCGCTGTACCGGCAGGTGTTCAACTACGCGACCGGCCCGGGTGTCTCCGGAGTGGTGTTCGGCCCCCTGAACACCGTGGACTTCACGAAGACGACCCGCTGA
- a CDS encoding ABC transporter ATP-binding protein, which yields MAEVVETGVPGDVGRHPRTPAAEPPVLVVDDLVVEHRNDRTGEVFRAVDRVSLRIGAGESVAVVGESGSGKTTLAMAATGLGPRGGGDIRLLGHPLDSTSRSRLRRLRPEVQVVFQDPHGSLDPRQSVRSGLRELRSLQPERTSWIGDADLLGRVRLAPDLLDRYPHQLSGGQAQRVCIARALLMRPRLIVADEPTSGLDVSVQADVLALLRQIRATTGAALLMISHDLAVVRSVCDSVHVMYQGRVVEAGPCETVFGSPEHDYTRELLAAMPGARWRSRR from the coding sequence ATGGCCGAGGTAGTGGAGACGGGGGTGCCGGGCGACGTCGGCCGGCACCCCCGCACCCCGGCGGCGGAGCCGCCCGTGCTGGTGGTCGACGACCTCGTCGTCGAGCACCGCAACGACCGCACCGGTGAGGTCTTCCGGGCGGTCGACCGGGTGTCGCTGCGCATCGGGGCCGGCGAGAGCGTGGCCGTCGTCGGCGAGTCCGGCTCCGGCAAGACCACGCTCGCGATGGCCGCCACCGGGCTGGGACCGCGCGGCGGAGGCGACATCCGGCTGCTCGGCCACCCGCTGGACTCGACCAGCCGGAGCCGGCTGCGCCGGCTCCGCCCCGAGGTGCAGGTGGTGTTCCAGGACCCGCACGGCTCGCTGGACCCCCGGCAGTCGGTCCGGTCCGGGCTGCGGGAGCTGCGTTCGCTGCAACCCGAGCGGACCTCCTGGATCGGTGACGCCGACCTGCTCGGCCGGGTCCGGCTCGCCCCGGACCTGCTCGACCGCTACCCGCACCAGCTCTCCGGCGGTCAGGCGCAACGCGTCTGCATCGCCCGCGCGCTGCTCATGCGCCCCCGCCTGATCGTCGCCGACGAGCCGACCTCCGGCCTCGACGTCTCCGTCCAGGCCGACGTGCTGGCCCTGCTCCGGCAGATCCGGGCGACCACCGGCGCGGCGCTGCTGATGATCAGCCACGACCTGGCCGTGGTCCGCTCGGTCTGCGACTCCGTGCACGTGATGTACCAGGGCCGGGTCGTCGAGGCGGGGCCCTGCGAGACGGTCTTCGGCTCACCCGAGCACGACTACACCCGCGAGCTGCTCGCCGCGATGCCCGGCGCGCGATGGAGGTCCCGCCGATGA
- a CDS encoding ABC transporter permease — protein sequence MKARTVRRVGGRLASLFASLLIALTLAFLLGRLSGDPTATILGPMAPPEQREALRHQLGLDLPVVVQYLDYLRGVFTGDLGQSLQFYQSNVSMIADRLPYTLQLVGAGMALALLVGVPLGVLAATREGTWWDRGASTLALLGQSVPVFWFGMMLVVLFAVQLGWLPAGQSGSPRHLVLPALTMSVYPMAHIARLTRASMSDALAEPYIDSARARGISAGRVVWRHAFKNAMMPILTIVVLQTGILLSGAVAVEYVYSWPGLGQLALQAIQFRDFPLVQAIVVFGALVFVLLNLLVDVLHSIVDPRVR from the coding sequence ATGAAGGCCCGCACCGTACGCCGCGTCGGCGGCCGGCTCGCCTCGCTGTTCGCCTCCCTGCTCATCGCGCTGACCCTGGCGTTCCTGCTCGGCCGCCTCTCCGGCGACCCGACCGCCACCATCCTCGGCCCGATGGCGCCGCCCGAGCAGCGCGAGGCGCTGCGCCACCAGCTCGGGCTGGACCTGCCCGTCGTCGTCCAGTACCTCGACTACCTCCGGGGCGTCTTCACCGGCGACCTCGGCCAGTCGTTGCAGTTCTACCAGTCGAACGTCTCGATGATCGCCGACCGGTTGCCGTACACGCTCCAGCTCGTCGGCGCCGGCATGGCGCTGGCGCTGCTCGTCGGCGTCCCGCTCGGGGTGCTGGCGGCGACCCGGGAGGGCACCTGGTGGGACCGGGGGGCCTCCACACTCGCGCTGCTCGGGCAGTCGGTGCCGGTCTTCTGGTTCGGCATGATGCTCGTGGTGCTCTTCGCCGTGCAGCTCGGCTGGCTGCCCGCCGGGCAGTCGGGCAGCCCGAGGCACCTGGTCCTGCCCGCCCTCACCATGTCGGTCTACCCGATGGCGCACATCGCCCGACTCACCCGGGCGTCGATGAGCGACGCGCTGGCGGAGCCCTACATCGACTCCGCCCGCGCCCGGGGCATCAGCGCCGGCCGGGTGGTGTGGCGGCACGCCTTCAAGAACGCCATGATGCCGATCCTGACGATCGTCGTGCTCCAGACCGGCATCCTGCTCTCCGGCGCGGTCGCGGTCGAGTACGTCTACTCCTGGCCGGGGCTCGGACAGCTCGCGTTGCAGGCCATCCAGTTCCGCGACTTCCCGCTCGTGCAGGCCATCGTCGTCTTCGGCGCACTGGTCTTCGTGCTGCTGAACCTGCTCGTCGACGTGCTGCACTCGATCGTCGACCCGAGAGTGCGGTGA
- a CDS encoding ABC transporter permease: MSQLELDPVVAAVPPPRRAGRRGRTSVFWLAVPLVVAAVAVFVLPLTGLLPEAGQDLAATRRPPAFLDGGTWAHPLGTDKLGQDLLTQFVSAGRLTIVIGLVGALVAIGPGTLLGLLAGYFRGGVDRVISILIDAQLALPFILVALAIIANRGSSLPVLFLVLALTGWAVCARVTRAATLAIRERQFVIGLRAAGASEPRIVFRHILPNLAGTIVALGTLQVGTAILVESALSFLGLGVVPPMNSWGSMLASGQDELSQAWWIAFFPGLAITLLVLLVNLLGDALLTHHDPRKRRR; this comes from the coding sequence GTGAGTCAACTCGAACTCGACCCCGTCGTCGCCGCCGTGCCACCGCCCCGACGGGCCGGCCGCCGTGGTCGTACCTCGGTCTTCTGGCTGGCCGTGCCGCTGGTGGTGGCCGCCGTCGCGGTGTTCGTGCTGCCGCTGACCGGCCTGCTGCCCGAGGCCGGTCAGGACCTGGCCGCGACCCGCCGGCCGCCGGCCTTCCTCGACGGCGGCACCTGGGCGCACCCGCTCGGCACCGACAAGCTCGGCCAGGACCTGCTCACCCAGTTCGTCTCCGCCGGCCGGCTCACCATCGTGATCGGCCTGGTCGGCGCGCTCGTCGCGATCGGTCCCGGCACGCTGCTCGGCCTGCTGGCCGGCTACTTCCGGGGCGGCGTCGACCGGGTCATCTCGATCCTCATCGACGCCCAGCTCGCCCTGCCGTTCATCCTGGTCGCCCTCGCCATCATCGCGAACCGGGGCAGCTCGCTGCCGGTGCTGTTCCTGGTGCTGGCGCTCACCGGCTGGGCCGTGTGCGCCCGGGTCACCCGCGCGGCGACGCTGGCGATCCGGGAACGGCAGTTCGTCATCGGCCTGCGCGCCGCCGGCGCCTCGGAACCCCGGATCGTCTTCCGGCACATCCTGCCCAACCTGGCCGGCACCATCGTCGCGCTCGGCACCCTCCAGGTCGGCACCGCGATCCTGGTCGAGAGCGCGCTGAGCTTCCTCGGCCTGGGCGTGGTCCCCCCGATGAACAGTTGGGGCTCGATGCTGGCCTCGGGCCAGGACGAGCTGAGCCAGGCCTGGTGGATCGCCTTCTTCCCCGGGCTCGCCATCACCCTGCTGGTGCTCCTGGTGAACCTGCTCGGGGATGCGCTGCTCACCCACCACGACCCGCGGAAGAGGCGGCGATGA
- a CDS encoding ABC transporter ATP-binding protein, translating into MTALLELSGLSVTARLADGDLRLLDDVDLRIGRGQIVGVVGESGSGKTTLARAVVGLLDRNVRVERGSVALTGEVVVAPGVDRTDRVRGSAVGMVFQDASRSLNPLMKVRTQLAEVLRRHVRDITRAEVERRSVEVLAQMRITDPARVLDSYPHQLSGGLRQRVAIGLAVVTRPALVIADECTTALDVTTQTKVVDLFRTLVDELGIGLLFVTHDLMLASDLCHRIAVMSGGRVVEQGDATDVLDHPRQDYTRRLLAAIPSWS; encoded by the coding sequence ATGACCGCACTGCTGGAGCTGTCCGGACTGTCCGTCACCGCCCGCCTCGCCGACGGCGACCTGCGCCTGCTGGACGACGTCGACCTGCGGATCGGACGGGGCCAGATCGTCGGCGTGGTCGGCGAGTCCGGCAGCGGCAAGACCACCCTGGCCCGCGCCGTGGTCGGCCTGCTGGACCGCAACGTACGCGTCGAGCGGGGCAGCGTCGCGCTGACCGGTGAGGTGGTGGTCGCGCCCGGCGTCGACCGGACCGACCGGGTCCGGGGCAGCGCCGTCGGCATGGTCTTCCAGGACGCGTCCCGGTCGTTGAACCCGCTGATGAAGGTCCGCACCCAGCTCGCCGAGGTGCTGCGCCGCCACGTCCGCGACATCACCCGGGCCGAGGTCGAGCGGCGCTCGGTGGAGGTGCTGGCGCAGATGCGCATCACCGACCCCGCGCGCGTCCTGGACAGCTACCCACACCAGCTCTCCGGCGGGCTCCGGCAACGGGTCGCCATCGGCCTCGCCGTGGTCACCCGCCCCGCGCTGGTGATCGCCGACGAGTGCACCACCGCCCTGGACGTGACCACCCAGACCAAGGTCGTGGACCTGTTCCGCACGCTCGTCGACGAACTCGGCATCGGCCTGCTGTTCGTCACCCACGACCTGATGCTCGCCAGCGACCTCTGCCACCGGATCGCGGTGATGAGCGGCGGCCGGGTCGTCGAGCAGGGCGACGCGACGGACGTGCTGGACCACCCGCGGCAGGACTACACCCGGCGCCTGCTCGCCGCCATCCCCTCGTGGAGCTGA